From the Tenacibaculum dicentrarchi genome, the window TAAACTTTCTACATAACGTCGTTGTCCTTCGGCGTATAAAGTATCAAAAGCTAGTGTTGATTTTCCAGAACCTGAAAGCCCTGTTATTACTACTAATTTATTACGAGGAATAACAACATCAATGTTTTTTAAATTGTGTAAGCTAGCTCCTTTTATAATAATATTTTCTTTAGGATTGATGGCAGAAAGGTCTCTTTTCATGTACTTAAAAAATAAGCTATAAAAATACGATTTCTCAATTAAATAAGCCGAAAAGGCTTTATAGTTTTTTAATAAAAATAAAACAATTCTTGTTTTTTTGAAAAAAAAATCACATATTTGAAGTCTAATAATCAATTAATTACAGCCTATATTAAAAAAATTACTTTTAAAAAACATCCTCCTTTCATAAAAGAGTAACTAAGTTACTCTATAAAAAAGTAATTATGGTATATAAAGACATTGTAAGCGATAGCGATTTAGTAAAAGACTACATTAACGGAAAAGAACTAGCGATAGAATTATTAATTAAACGTCATCAACAACGTTTATATAGTTTTATTTATAGCAAAGTACAAAATAGAGACATTACAGAAGATATATTTCAGGATACTTTTATAAAAGTAATAAGAACTTTAAAAAAAGGTAATTATAATGAAGAAGGTAAGTTTTTACCTTGGGTGATGCGTATTTCTCATAATTTAATTATTGATTTTTTTAGGAAAAAAAATAGAATGCCTAAGTTTAATAATACTGATGATTTTGATATTTTTTCAGTATTAGCAGATGGGTCGTTAAATATAGAAAATAGAATAATTAAAGAACAAATATTACTAGCTGTAAGAGATTTAGTTAATCAATTACCAGAAGAACAAAAAGAAGTTTTAAAAATGCGTATTTATAATGATATGAGTTTTAATGAAATTTCTGAAAATACAGGTGTAAGTATTAATACAGCTTTAGGAAGAATGAGATATGCTTTAATTAACTTGAGAAAAATAATAGAGAAAAATAAAATTATTCTAGTTAATTAAGCAATAAAGGGAAATTGTTGTCGTTAAATGCTTGAAAACAAATGAATAAAGAGAAAAGAGAAAAGTATGATGAGAATTTACCTAGACAAATCTTCAGATTTTAAAATGAATCCTAAAAAAGAAACTATTCAGTTTTTAATTAATTTTTCAAAATCATTAAAAGTAATTAAAACTAAATCTAATTATTTAATTGAATTGAATTTGAATTAGTTTGAAAAGCTTCAACAAAATAATTGTTGAAGCTTTTTTTATTACTTATTTTTATAATAGTCATTTAAAACTGTCTTTCTTCCAATAGTTTTTGTAATAATATCTTTTTCTAAATCCC encodes:
- a CDS encoding RNA polymerase sigma factor — protein: MVYKDIVSDSDLVKDYINGKELAIELLIKRHQQRLYSFIYSKVQNRDITEDIFQDTFIKVIRTLKKGNYNEEGKFLPWVMRISHNLIIDFFRKKNRMPKFNNTDDFDIFSVLADGSLNIENRIIKEQILLAVRDLVNQLPEEQKEVLKMRIYNDMSFNEISENTGVSINTALGRMRYALINLRKIIEKNKIILVN